In a single window of the Pseudodesulfovibrio profundus genome:
- a CDS encoding inorganic phosphate transporter, with protein sequence MDIYDLFFFMSLGAGFLMAFNLGANDVANSMASAVGARAITVKQAVFIASILNFTGAVFLGSHVTSTISKGIINPSAISDPKIIMIGMFAALLAAAIWVLIATLTSLPVSSTHSIVGAIMGFGLVAGGPSVVNWLKMGGIVMSWIISPFFAAGIAFFIFSHIRKYILYKHHFIQQAKRWAPIWISLAFFLICLSFLYKTPVGKGLGLHWGSALLFAGCLAVLAWLLARLFVNRIVINEEEGAEGVERIFRKMQVGTSCYVALSQGANDVANAIGPVAAIYLIAKEHQLLAQADVPLSMLILGGVGIAVGISLLGHKVMGTVGTKITTLTNTRGFSVDLGAASTVLVASNLGLPVSTTHAAVGGVVGVGLARGFHAVDFRVLLRIVTYWIATVPIAALTSIVIFVLLKWLCYS encoded by the coding sequence ATGGACATCTACGATCTGTTCTTTTTCATGTCTCTGGGCGCCGGCTTCCTCATGGCGTTCAACCTGGGGGCAAACGACGTGGCAAACTCGATGGCTTCCGCTGTTGGAGCGCGGGCCATCACGGTGAAGCAGGCGGTATTCATCGCCAGTATCCTGAACTTCACCGGTGCTGTTTTTCTGGGGTCCCATGTGACCTCGACCATCAGCAAGGGGATCATCAACCCGTCAGCGATATCAGACCCGAAGATCATCATGATAGGGATGTTCGCGGCGCTATTGGCAGCAGCCATATGGGTGCTCATAGCGACGCTCACATCACTCCCCGTATCGTCAACCCACTCCATTGTGGGAGCGATCATGGGGTTCGGCCTGGTTGCCGGCGGACCCAGTGTGGTCAACTGGCTCAAGATGGGTGGTATTGTCATGTCGTGGATCATCTCCCCGTTCTTTGCGGCAGGCATCGCGTTCTTCATATTTTCGCACATCCGAAAATATATTCTGTATAAACACCACTTCATCCAGCAGGCCAAGCGATGGGCTCCTATCTGGATCTCGCTGGCCTTTTTCCTTATCTGCCTGTCTTTTCTTTACAAGACTCCCGTAGGCAAGGGGCTTGGTTTGCATTGGGGTTCGGCCCTCCTGTTTGCTGGGTGTCTTGCGGTGCTGGCCTGGTTGCTCGCCAGGTTGTTTGTCAATCGGATTGTCATCAACGAAGAGGAAGGCGCTGAAGGTGTTGAGCGGATTTTCCGCAAGATGCAAGTGGGTACTTCCTGCTATGTTGCCCTGTCTCAGGGTGCGAATGATGTTGCCAACGCCATCGGTCCTGTGGCAGCCATCTATCTGATTGCCAAGGAACATCAATTGCTGGCTCAGGCAGATGTTCCGCTCTCCATGCTGATCCTTGGCGGTGTCGGTATTGCCGTCGGTATCAGCCTGCTGGGGCACAAGGTTATGGGAACAGTGGGAACAAAGATCACTACGCTGACCAACACCCGCGGTTTCTCCGTGGATCTCGGTGCGGCTTCCACTGTCCTCGTGGCATCCAATCTCGGGTTGCCCGTTTCCACCACGCACGCTGCGGTCGGTGGTGTTGTGGGTGTCGGCCTGGCCCGTGGTTTCCATGCTGTGGATTTCCGGGTGTTGCTGCGAATAGTCACCTACTGGATCGCCACGGTGCCAATCGCCGCACTGACCAGCATAGTAATCTTTGTGCTGTTGAAATGGCTGTGTTATAGCTAA
- a CDS encoding DUF47 domain-containing protein has translation MSLKLPLFGLLAKRSPMDGLVEHYDKIAECIATIDESLECYVSGGVCREFEELTRTIDAIENHADIIKRNIRNHLPKGLFMAVEKPLFLNYTKFQDNILDSAQDALHWLAMRKVDIPEEIQKDLIFLLDGVSKTTVLLGPALKATIALVHGESVDRDGTKACYRKVRSERDSVRKLKNNLHKKVYAMDLDFKDIYQIMHFIDCLDDMCHNTENCADHLRAMIAR, from the coding sequence ATGTCTCTCAAACTTCCTTTGTTCGGCCTCCTCGCCAAGCGTAGCCCCATGGATGGTCTTGTCGAACACTACGACAAGATTGCCGAATGCATCGCTACCATTGATGAATCGCTCGAATGCTACGTTTCCGGCGGCGTTTGCCGTGAATTCGAGGAGTTGACTCGGACCATTGATGCCATTGAGAATCACGCCGACATCATCAAGCGTAATATCCGCAACCATCTGCCCAAAGGGCTGTTCATGGCTGTGGAGAAACCGCTGTTCCTCAATTACACAAAGTTCCAGGATAACATTCTGGATTCTGCGCAGGATGCCCTGCACTGGTTGGCCATGCGCAAGGTGGATATCCCCGAGGAAATTCAGAAGGATCTGATCTTCCTTCTGGATGGTGTGTCCAAAACCACTGTGCTGCTTGGACCGGCGCTGAAGGCGACTATTGCCCTGGTTCACGGCGAATCCGTTGATCGCGACGGCACCAAGGCGTGTTACCGCAAGGTTCGTTCCGAGCGTGATTCGGTTCGCAAGCTCAAGAACAACCTGCACAAGAAAGTGTACGCCATGGATCTGGATTTCAAAGACATCTACCAGATCATGCACTTCATCGACTGCCTTGATGACATGTGCCACAACACCGAGAACTGCGCTGACCATCTGCGGGCCATGATCGCTCGCTAG
- a CDS encoding HD-GYP domain-containing protein, with the protein MLLDPQSPTAVTSLSGKRQCRDATHVVTTIIHQMAESLGNAIDAKDPHTSLHSAEVAEIARALALSMGVSPAEADVIHVAGHLHDIGKIGVPDSVLRKQGPLTTAEWSSIRQHPESGAAILRPVQELNSLGVVDMVLHHHERYDGKGYPARLAGSQIPLGARIIAVADSLSAILQNRPYREARDFDAAVAEIRRCSGTQFDPRVVEGLCRTVDTIRTIITTMNVEKQYG; encoded by the coding sequence ATGCTGCTTGATCCCCAATCCCCGACAGCGGTCACTTCGTTGTCGGGGAAACGTCAGTGCCGGGATGCGACCCATGTCGTAACCACGATTATACACCAGATGGCGGAATCGCTCGGGAACGCCATTGATGCCAAGGATCCGCACACCTCGCTTCATTCAGCGGAAGTCGCCGAGATAGCCCGGGCTCTGGCCTTGAGCATGGGGGTGTCTCCTGCCGAGGCCGATGTCATCCATGTGGCCGGTCACCTTCATGATATCGGCAAGATTGGTGTGCCGGATTCCGTCTTGCGAAAACAAGGCCCCTTGACCACTGCCGAGTGGTCTTCCATTCGGCAGCACCCGGAGTCCGGCGCAGCCATTCTTCGTCCTGTGCAAGAACTGAATAGCCTTGGTGTGGTCGATATGGTGCTACATCACCATGAGCGATACGACGGAAAAGGGTATCCGGCTCGGCTTGCGGGATCGCAAATTCCACTGGGCGCACGGATTATTGCCGTGGCTGACTCCTTGTCTGCCATTTTGCAGAACCGCCCGTATCGGGAGGCCCGGGATTTTGATGCGGCAGTTGCGGAAATCCGACGCTGCTCCGGAACCCAGTTTGATCCTCGGGTGGTTGAAGGCTTGTGCAGAACAGTGGATACGATCAGAACAATCATCACCACCATGAATGTGGAAAAGCAGTACGGGTAG
- a CDS encoding substrate-binding periplasmic protein — protein sequence MLLHACVIMLLSSHSALAEKRLVVMTELAGSSAFLQDGKLDGQAVEIAREIMRRTGDTAEVVVMPWARGYETLQTRPNTVLLSTSRTAERENQFHWVGPILKLQWVMVGLKGANIQISCLDDAKKLNAIGTYINDARDQFLVRKGFTNLDRATNGLLNYKKLLHGRVDAIISSDLAVLSASRQLGVHPELFKVLFSIKDMDVYIAISDGTSMQKVKAWQDAFQSMQADGAYQAIQQKWYPFLSEQ from the coding sequence ATGCTTTTACACGCATGCGTCATCATGCTTCTCTCATCGCACTCGGCCTTAGCCGAGAAGAGGCTGGTCGTCATGACCGAACTGGCGGGTAGTTCCGCATTTCTTCAGGACGGTAAACTCGACGGGCAGGCTGTTGAGATCGCCCGGGAAATCATGCGGCGTACGGGCGATACCGCTGAAGTCGTGGTTATGCCTTGGGCCAGAGGGTATGAGACATTACAGACGAGGCCCAATACCGTATTGCTGTCGACTTCCCGCACGGCCGAGCGCGAAAACCAGTTCCATTGGGTTGGTCCCATATTGAAACTGCAATGGGTTATGGTAGGTTTGAAGGGGGCTAATATACAAATCTCCTGTCTGGACGATGCCAAAAAACTCAACGCTATTGGTACCTATATCAATGACGCCCGAGATCAGTTTCTTGTCCGAAAAGGGTTCACCAATTTGGATAGAGCCACCAATGGCTTGTTGAATTACAAAAAACTGCTCCATGGAAGGGTCGACGCGATTATCTCTTCTGATCTTGCCGTGTTGTCCGCCTCCAGGCAGTTGGGAGTTCATCCCGAATTGTTCAAGGTCCTGTTTTCAATAAAAGACATGGATGTGTACATTGCCATTTCAGATGGAACTTCCATGCAGAAAGTTAAAGCATGGCAGGATGCCTTCCAGAGCATGCAGGCTGATGGGGCGTATCAGGCGATTCAGCAGAAATGGTATCCGTTTTTGTCCGAACAATAG
- the ilvD gene encoding dihydroxy-acid dehydratase, which produces MRSKKMTGGLEKAPHRSLLYATGLSKEEMDRPLIGVCNAANEIIPGHVHLDTITEAVKTGIRIAGGTPMEFPAIGVCDGLAMNHEGMKMSLPSREIIADSVELMATAHPFDAIVCIPNCDKIVPGMLMAILRLNIPAVIVSGGPMLAGRNKTADLIKVFEGVGKVKAGTMTEEKLTTYEESACPTCGSCAGMFTANSMNCLSESIGLALPGNGTIPAVMSARTRLAKKAGMQVMEMLEKNICPRDIVTEKSVHNAVAMDMALGCSTNTTLHLPALFAEAGLDLNLAMFNEISMKTPNLCKLSPAGPHYMEDLEEAGGIPAVMSELVKKDLLNLDVMTVTGKTLGENLEALEAKVTNNEIIRPIDNPYSEEGGIAILYGNIAPEGCCVKQSAVAPEMMRNTGKARVFNSEEESVEAILGNQIKPGDVVVVLYEGPKGGPGMREMLTPTSAISGMGLGESVALITDGRFSGGTRGAAIGHVSPEAAAGGPIGLIREGDTIEIDIPGRSINLMVDEAELEQRRKEFKPVVKEVKSPFLRRYAKLVTSASRGAVYEK; this is translated from the coding sequence ATGCGCAGTAAGAAGATGACTGGAGGATTGGAAAAGGCACCGCACCGTTCGCTGCTCTACGCGACCGGATTGTCCAAGGAGGAAATGGACAGGCCGCTTATCGGCGTATGTAACGCCGCCAACGAGATTATTCCCGGTCATGTGCATCTAGACACCATTACCGAAGCGGTGAAGACCGGCATTCGCATTGCCGGTGGTACACCCATGGAATTTCCCGCCATCGGCGTCTGTGACGGCCTCGCCATGAACCATGAGGGCATGAAAATGTCCCTGCCCAGCCGCGAGATCATCGCTGATTCCGTCGAGCTCATGGCCACGGCCCACCCCTTTGACGCCATCGTCTGCATTCCCAACTGCGACAAGATCGTACCCGGTATGCTCATGGCGATCCTTCGACTGAACATCCCGGCTGTTATCGTATCCGGCGGCCCCATGCTCGCAGGTCGGAACAAGACCGCGGATCTGATCAAGGTTTTTGAAGGCGTCGGCAAGGTCAAAGCCGGAACCATGACCGAAGAGAAATTGACCACCTACGAGGAGTCTGCCTGTCCGACCTGCGGTTCCTGCGCAGGCATGTTCACGGCCAACTCCATGAACTGTCTTTCCGAATCCATTGGTCTGGCCCTGCCCGGCAACGGCACCATCCCTGCCGTGATGTCCGCCCGCACCCGCCTCGCAAAAAAGGCTGGCATGCAGGTGATGGAGATGCTCGAAAAGAATATCTGCCCACGTGACATCGTCACCGAAAAATCCGTGCACAACGCTGTGGCAATGGACATGGCCCTTGGCTGTTCCACCAACACCACCCTGCACCTGCCCGCCCTGTTCGCAGAAGCCGGTCTCGATCTCAATCTGGCAATGTTCAATGAGATCAGCATGAAGACCCCCAACCTCTGCAAGCTCTCCCCGGCCGGTCCCCACTACATGGAAGACCTGGAAGAGGCTGGCGGCATCCCGGCGGTCATGTCCGAGCTGGTCAAAAAAGACCTGCTCAACCTTGATGTTATGACAGTCACCGGCAAGACTCTTGGCGAGAATCTCGAAGCTCTCGAAGCCAAGGTCACCAACAACGAAATCATCCGCCCCATCGACAATCCGTATTCGGAGGAAGGCGGCATCGCCATCCTGTACGGCAACATCGCTCCGGAAGGTTGCTGCGTAAAACAATCCGCCGTTGCCCCCGAGATGATGCGCAACACCGGCAAGGCCCGTGTTTTCAACTCTGAAGAGGAAAGCGTGGAAGCTATTCTGGGCAACCAGATCAAGCCCGGCGATGTCGTGGTTGTCCTCTACGAAGGCCCCAAGGGCGGCCCCGGCATGCGCGAGATGCTCACCCCCACCTCAGCCATTTCCGGCATGGGACTGGGCGAGTCCGTAGCGCTGATCACCGATGGACGTTTCTCCGGCGGAACCCGTGGTGCAGCCATTGGGCATGTCTCGCCCGAAGCCGCAGCCGGTGGCCCTATTGGTCTGATCCGTGAAGGGGACACCATTGAAATCGACATCCCCGGTCGGTCCATCAACCTGATGGTTGACGAGGCTGAACTGGAACAGCGCAGAAAGGAATTCAAGCCTGTAGTCAAGGAAGTGAAATCTCCGTTCCTGCGACGCTACGCCAAACTCGTCACCTCTGCCTCCCGGGGTGCAGTGTACGAAAAGTAG
- a CDS encoding YHS domain-containing protein, which produces MTSNKGGAMPGCGPGCGCAEKRHNLTKAVAHIERDPVCGRKVNRLNNDTQRIVQADGEYFFCSTKCMTKFVNNPSKYTEKKKGLLGLLGIR; this is translated from the coding sequence ATGACCAGTAACAAAGGGGGAGCCATGCCCGGATGCGGACCCGGATGCGGGTGTGCCGAAAAGCGGCATAATCTGACCAAGGCAGTCGCCCATATCGAGCGCGACCCGGTTTGCGGCCGAAAGGTCAACCGGCTCAATAACGATACCCAGCGCATTGTTCAGGCTGACGGCGAATACTTTTTCTGTTCGACCAAGTGCATGACTAAGTTCGTGAACAATCCTTCGAAGTACACGGAAAAGAAGAAGGGGTTGCTCGGCCTGCTTGGTATTCGTTAA
- a CDS encoding PocR ligand-binding domain-containing protein has translation MKMTDLMPVEQWLELERELFEKFNINAEVVEEDGKRVTNKRLWCNELCKAIRSSDKGTSGICAPSGQEFVRLTREERKPFIEECDICLTKINVPVIVNDEVVGAVGGCGPLLEGEEMEEFMVQVTMGMKEEEVAKLAETIPTVSQDQLDEIKAYIEKRVADIVAANA, from the coding sequence ATGAAGATGACCGATCTGATGCCCGTTGAACAGTGGTTGGAGCTGGAACGGGAACTGTTTGAAAAGTTCAATATCAATGCGGAAGTGGTCGAGGAAGACGGCAAGCGCGTCACCAACAAACGGTTGTGGTGTAATGAGCTGTGCAAGGCCATTCGTTCAAGCGATAAGGGTACCAGCGGTATCTGTGCGCCGTCGGGCCAGGAGTTCGTTCGTCTGACCCGCGAGGAGCGCAAACCGTTCATCGAGGAATGTGACATCTGTCTGACCAAGATCAATGTGCCTGTCATCGTCAACGATGAGGTCGTCGGCGCTGTGGGCGGTTGCGGCCCGCTGCTGGAAGGCGAGGAGATGGAAGAGTTCATGGTTCAGGTGACCATGGGCATGAAGGAAGAGGAAGTTGCCAAACTGGCTGAAACCATCCCCACGGTCTCACAGGATCAGCTCGACGAGATCAAGGCCTACATCGAAAAGCGCGTGGCTGACATCGTCGCCGCCAACGCCTGA
- a CDS encoding cobyric acid synthase, with translation MVKQSVFAGIPDILDEQKFAHGGNLRKMAEQAKCSPSDILDFSANVNPLGPPPWLGQVVGKALQQVDSYPDPDCHDLLMAASEAYKVWPTQVLAGNGASELLFAVAGMGGFSQAIIPSPAYVDYARACKAHRITVREVPMTEDFQVDFPKLGPLLTTPSLVYLCSPNNPTGSTFSAEDLREVATMFPHCRFVVDESFADFLPKDADRLIRNRPSNVITIVSLTKFYAIPGIRLGLAFADPDVIIRLKQRLPAWSVNILAQKVGVRCLKDTQYAQYTREQTALLRENLASGLRQIPGITVYPGAANYLLCRVDRIGQNAEPLFEKLLMEHRIAIRLCGNYEGLDNRWFRVAVRDEADNEWLINAMEAVSGTARAPVVKRSKRTPALMLQGTSSNAGKSVLAAAFCRILLQDGYSVAPFKAQNMSLNSFVTDSGGEMGRAQVTQAMACRLRPEVRMNPVLLKPGSDTGSQVIVMGQPVGNMSVREYVRYKPRAWEAVKTAYDSLANEYDVIVLEGAGSPAEVNLKHHDIVNMAMAKYADARVLLAGDIDRGGVFASIVGTMNLLTPQERSLVEGFIINRFRGDPSLLDPAFGQMFEHTGKPVMGTIPYIQSLGLPEEDSVSFKEGFRPESDKFPEDQCVDIAVIDLPRISNFNDIDPLYAEPDVRVRIVTDPKQIGTPDAIIIPGSKSTVPDMKALKSTGMAAMIRELVNSDSKTQVVGICGGFQMLGDLVDDPFGLESETSRMEGFGLLPVQTTLVPEKTLTRTWGRHTKSGHQVHGYEIHHGQTVTLADNLRVALRDNNGDPLGFARADGRVWGTYLHGLFDADEFRRWFIDQLRMRKGLSPLDEVQVRFDMEDALDHLASVVREAVGMDKIYKALGFSGCCNQASLFFNLGG, from the coding sequence ATGGTCAAACAATCGGTCTTTGCCGGCATTCCCGATATTTTGGACGAGCAGAAATTCGCCCACGGTGGCAACCTGCGCAAAATGGCGGAACAGGCCAAATGCTCGCCCAGTGATATTCTCGATTTTTCCGCCAACGTGAACCCCCTCGGCCCTCCGCCGTGGCTGGGACAGGTAGTCGGAAAAGCGCTGCAACAGGTTGACTCCTACCCCGATCCCGATTGCCACGATCTGCTCATGGCGGCATCGGAAGCGTACAAGGTCTGGCCCACGCAGGTGCTGGCAGGCAACGGGGCTTCCGAGTTGCTGTTCGCCGTGGCCGGCATGGGTGGTTTCTCTCAAGCGATCATTCCTTCCCCGGCCTACGTGGACTATGCACGGGCGTGCAAAGCGCACCGGATCACAGTTCGCGAAGTGCCAATGACCGAAGACTTTCAGGTGGATTTCCCCAAACTCGGCCCGCTGCTGACCACACCGTCCCTCGTCTATCTATGCAGCCCCAACAATCCCACGGGCAGCACCTTCTCTGCCGAGGATCTGCGCGAAGTGGCCACCATGTTCCCCCACTGCCGATTCGTTGTGGATGAATCCTTTGCCGACTTCCTGCCCAAGGATGCCGACCGCCTGATACGCAACCGGCCATCCAATGTGATCACCATTGTTTCGCTGACCAAATTTTACGCCATCCCCGGCATCCGACTCGGATTGGCCTTTGCCGACCCGGACGTCATCATCCGCCTCAAGCAGCGACTCCCGGCATGGTCGGTCAACATTCTGGCCCAGAAGGTAGGCGTTCGCTGTCTCAAGGATACGCAGTACGCCCAGTATACCCGCGAACAGACGGCGTTGCTGCGTGAGAATCTCGCCTCGGGATTGCGTCAGATTCCGGGTATCACCGTGTACCCGGGAGCAGCCAACTACCTGCTTTGTCGTGTGGATCGCATCGGCCAGAACGCTGAGCCACTGTTTGAGAAGCTGCTCATGGAACACCGCATCGCCATTCGGCTGTGTGGCAACTATGAAGGACTGGACAATCGCTGGTTCCGCGTGGCTGTTCGCGACGAGGCTGACAACGAATGGTTGATCAATGCCATGGAAGCCGTGTCCGGCACGGCGCGCGCCCCGGTGGTCAAGCGATCCAAACGCACTCCGGCGCTCATGCTGCAAGGCACCAGCTCCAATGCGGGCAAATCCGTGCTGGCTGCCGCCTTTTGCCGAATCCTGCTGCAGGACGGGTACTCCGTAGCGCCCTTCAAGGCACAGAACATGTCCCTCAATTCGTTTGTGACGGACTCCGGCGGAGAGATGGGACGGGCGCAAGTCACTCAGGCCATGGCCTGCCGACTGCGCCCCGAGGTCCGCATGAATCCGGTTCTGCTCAAGCCCGGGTCCGACACCGGCTCGCAGGTCATCGTCATGGGTCAGCCCGTGGGCAACATGTCCGTGCGCGAGTATGTTCGCTACAAGCCCCGCGCATGGGAGGCCGTCAAAACAGCCTATGATTCACTGGCAAACGAATATGACGTCATCGTCCTTGAAGGAGCAGGCAGTCCGGCCGAGGTCAATCTCAAGCACCACGACATCGTGAACATGGCCATGGCAAAGTATGCCGATGCCAGGGTGCTGCTGGCAGGTGACATTGATCGTGGCGGTGTGTTCGCTTCCATTGTCGGCACCATGAATCTGCTCACTCCCCAGGAACGAAGCCTTGTGGAAGGGTTCATCATCAACCGGTTCCGAGGCGACCCCAGCCTGCTTGATCCCGCCTTTGGGCAGATGTTCGAGCACACGGGCAAGCCGGTCATGGGCACCATCCCTTACATCCAGTCGCTGGGCCTACCTGAGGAAGATTCAGTATCTTTCAAGGAAGGATTCCGTCCCGAGTCAGATAAATTTCCCGAAGATCAGTGCGTGGACATCGCGGTCATCGACCTGCCGCGCATTTCCAACTTTAACGACATCGACCCGCTCTATGCCGAGCCGGATGTCCGTGTTCGCATCGTCACCGACCCGAAACAGATCGGGACACCAGACGCCATCATCATCCCCGGCTCCAAATCCACGGTGCCGGACATGAAGGCCCTCAAATCCACGGGCATGGCCGCCATGATCCGCGAGCTGGTCAACAGTGACAGCAAAACGCAGGTGGTAGGCATTTGCGGGGGGTTCCAGATGCTGGGCGATCTGGTGGACGATCCTTTCGGACTGGAATCCGAGACCTCGCGCATGGAAGGATTCGGGCTGCTGCCCGTCCAGACCACGCTGGTCCCGGAGAAGACCCTCACAAGGACCTGGGGCAGGCACACGAAGTCCGGCCATCAGGTGCATGGGTACGAAATTCACCATGGCCAGACCGTGACTCTGGCCGACAACCTGCGCGTGGCCCTGCGCGACAATAACGGCGACCCCCTCGGTTTTGCACGGGCCGATGGCCGGGTCTGGGGGACCTACCTGCACGGCCTGTTCGACGCTGACGAATTCCGGCGTTGGTTCATCGACCAACTCCGCATGCGCAAAGGCCTCTCACCTCTCGACGAGGTGCAGGTACGGTTCGACATGGAAGACGCCCTTGACCATCTGGCAAGCGTGGTGCGCGAGGCCGTGGGCATGGACAAGATTTACAAGGCCCTCGGCTTTTCCGGTTGCTGCAATCAGGCCAGCCTGTTTTTCAATCTCGGCGGCTGA
- a CDS encoding type 1 glutamine amidotransferase domain-containing protein — MSRKNVLFIVTSHASLGDEKETTGLWLEELAAPYYAFIDAGCDVRIVSISGGSVPIDPKSQAERGENPESVERFLDDKNAMAAIQHTPSVAEVDTFGFDALFIPGGHGTMWDMPDNEHLAKLVAATYESGRIVAAVCHGPAGLVGARLSNGEPLVKDRDVSAFTDSEEEAVGLTDTVPFLLESRLTELGANVRSAPNFEPFALADGNLITGQNPPSSEKVAELVLRALKM, encoded by the coding sequence ATGAGCCGAAAAAATGTACTCTTTATCGTGACGTCGCATGCCTCTCTTGGCGACGAAAAGGAAACCACCGGACTGTGGCTTGAGGAACTTGCCGCTCCCTACTACGCCTTCATCGATGCCGGTTGCGATGTACGTATTGTATCCATCAGTGGGGGCAGCGTTCCCATTGACCCGAAAAGCCAGGCCGAGCGCGGGGAGAATCCCGAGTCGGTCGAACGGTTCCTTGATGACAAAAACGCCATGGCCGCCATCCAGCATACGCCTTCAGTAGCCGAGGTGGACACCTTCGGCTTCGATGCCTTATTCATTCCGGGCGGGCATGGGACCATGTGGGACATGCCAGACAACGAGCACCTCGCCAAGTTGGTGGCCGCCACCTACGAATCCGGGCGCATTGTGGCGGCAGTCTGCCACGGCCCGGCCGGACTGGTCGGTGCAAGGCTTTCCAATGGTGAGCCACTGGTCAAGGATCGCGATGTGTCCGCCTTTACCGACAGTGAGGAAGAAGCGGTCGGCCTGACCGATACGGTCCCGTTCCTGCTCGAATCCCGTCTGACCGAATTGGGGGCCAATGTCCGTTCTGCACCCAACTTCGAGCCATTCGCGCTGGCTGACGGCAACCTGATTACCGGGCAGAATCCGCCTTCATCGGAAAAGGTGGCCGAACTCGTTCTTCGTGCATTGAAAATGTAA